The Streptomyces sp. ALI-76-A nucleotide sequence CAGGTCGCCGAGTGCTGGGACGTGCTGACCGAGGCTGGCGTGGCCGAGCAGGTCGTGCCCGTCTCGTACATGAACTCGTCCGCGGACATCAAGGCGTTCACGGGCAGGCACGGCGGCACCATCTGCACGTCGTCCAACGCGCAGCGGGCCCTGGAGTGGGCCTTCGAGCAGGGCGAGAAGGTCCTGTTCCTGCCGGACCAGCACCTGGGCCGCAACACCGCGGTCCGCGACCTGGGCCTGTCGCTGGACGACTGCGTCCTGTACAACCCGCACAAGCCGAACGGCGGCCTGACCGCCGAGCAGCTGCGCGCCGCGAAGATGATCCTGTGGCGGGGGCACTGCTCGGTGCACGGCCGCTTCAGCCTGGAGTCGGTGCGGGACGTGCGCGAGCGCATCCCGGGCGTGAACGTCCTGGTCCACCCGGAGTGCAGGCACGAGGTCGTGGCGGCGGCGGACTACGTCGGCTCGACCGAGTACATCATCAAGGCGCTGGAGGCGGCCCCGGCCGGTTCCAAGTGGGCCATCGGCACGGAGCTGAACCTGGTCCGCCGGCTGGCGAACCGCTTCGCGCCCGAGGGCAAGGAGATCGTCTTCCTCGACAAGACGGTCTGCTTCTGCTCGACGATGAACCGCATCGACCTGCCGCACCTGGTGTGGACCCTGGAGTCCCTCGCCGAGGGCAACCTGGTCAACCGCATCGAGGTCGACCGGGAGACCGAGGCGTTCGCCAAGCTGGCGCTGGAGCGGATGCTGGCGCTGCCGTAGCCGGGTCCGCCATGACCCGGCTCCGCCATGACCCGGCCCGCCGTGGCCGGGTCCCCGGCCCCGCTCACCCCGAGGCGGGTCTCCGCTCGGGGTCGGCGGGGTCGAGGCTGAAGACGGTGCCGTCGGGGGTGACCACCACCAGCGCGCCGTCCTGGAGCAGCAGCGAGTGCTCGACCCAGCCGCCGGACGCCCGCTCGACACGGGGCAGCGTCTCCCACAGCAGCGTCCCCGCCCGGTCGAGGGCCGCCACCCGCCCACTGCCGCTGGCCACGTACAGGGCACGGGTCCGCCGGTCGTACCGGACCTCACCGGGCTGTTCCAGGCTGGTCCGGGTCCGCCACAGCGGCTTTCCCGTGCGGGGCGACACGGCGGTCACCTCGCCACTGGACGAGGCGAACCAGAGCGTGCCGTCCGCCAGCGTCACCTCGCCCACGTACTCCTTGGTCAGCTTCGTGGTGTCGCGGGCGCCGGTGCGCGGGTCCACCAGCTCGATCCGGACGTACGGGACGTCCGGCGCGTTCTCGTCGTTCCCGCCCCACACCAGGAACAGCAGCCGGCCGTCGAAGGTGCCGGCGAGGCCGCTGTTGTACGGGGCCGCCAGCCGCCTCGTCGAGCCGTCCGCCGCGTCGAACGCGAGCACCACGGAGTCCTTGGGCTCGTTCTCCTCGGGGATGCACTGCGCGTACAGCGTGCCGCCCGCCTCGACGAACCCGCAGTAGTGGCCCGCGGGCAGGGGGGCCGTCCAGCGCCCGGCGCCGGTCCGGGCGGAACGGGCGGTCACCGACCGGCCGTCGGCGTTCGGGATCACGACCAGGTCGCCCGAGAAGAACGTGTCGCCGGTCGTCTCGGGAACCGGGCGGGTCCACAGCCGCGCGCCGCTCCTGGTGTCGAGGGCCACCACGCTGACCGCGTCGGTGTCGCTGGAGAGGACCTGCTGGACGACCATCGTCCCGTCGCGCACCCCCAGGAGAACGGTGGAGTACGACTCCCTGGTGGCGCCGGACGGTGCGATCGCGGCGCGCCAGACGGTCTCGCCGGTCAGGCCGTTCAGGCGCACCGGAAGAACCCCCTCGCCGCCGCAGTAGACGGCACCCTCGTACGCCTGGCAGTCCGGCCCGATGTCGGTCGCGCCGCCCCCTTTCAGTGAGGTCCTCGCCCCGTGCGCGGCGGTCTCGTGCATCGTCGTCCGCCAGGGCCGCCAGCCGTCCGGCGGAGCGCCGGCCCCGCCCTGCGCCCGCTCCGGGCCGACCAGCAGATAGGCCGTCAGCCCGAGGACCAGCGCGCCGACCGTGCCGGTGGCGGCCCACAGCGGGCGGAGGCGACCGCGTCGCCGGCCGGGCCGGCCGTCGCTCACCGGGCCGGCGCCCGCCCCGGGGTGTTCCCGCCCGGTGACCGGGGTGCCCGAGCGCAGCGTGACGGTCTGCGCGTCGCCCGCGTCCGTCTCCGGCAGGGCTCTGGCGAACTCCCGGGCCAGTTCCTCCAGTCCGGGCCGGACAGCGGCCTCCTTGGCCAGACAGCGCTCCAGGACGCCGCGCAACGGCTGCCCGATCCCCTCCAGCACGGGCTGGTCGTGGACCACCCGGTAGGCCGTCAGATAGGGGCTGTCGGCGTCGAAGGGCCCGCGCCCGGTCGTGGCGTAGACCAGCAGCGCGCCGAGGGAGAAGACGTCCGAGGCCGGACCGACCGTGCGGGCGTCGGTGAGCTGCTCCGGGGACATGAACGGCGGGGTGCCGATCATCTGGCCGGTCTCGGTGAGAGTGAGGTGGTTCTCCGCCGCGCGGGAGATGCCGAAGTCGATGACGCGGGGACCGTCCTCGGCCATCAGGACGTTGGCCGGTTTCAGGTCCCGGTGCACCACGCCGGCCCGGTGGATGTCCCGCAGCGCCTCCACCAGCCCCAGCGCCAGTCGCCGCAGTTCGCCGCCGCGGAGCGCGCCCCGGTCGCGGATCCGCTCGGCGAGCGAACGGCCGGGCACGTACTGGGTCGCCATCCACGGCCGCGGCGCCTCCGGGTCGGCGTCCACCACCGGTGCGGTGAAGACACCGCTCACCTTGCGGACGGCCTCGATCTCCTGCCGGAACCGGGCCCGGAAGACGGCGTCCTCGGCGTACTGGGCGTGCACCACCTTGACGGCGACCTCACGGCCCGAGCGCGATCTGGCGCGGTACACGGCTCCCATGCCCCCGGCGCCGAGCCGGTCCACCAGCCTGTACCCGCCGACCGATCTCGGGTCGTCCCTGTGCAGTGGCACCGTCCGAAACCCCTTCCCCCGTAAAGCCGTTCGAGGCCAGGGCACAGGATACGCAGCGGGACGGCGGCGGAGCCGGGCGCCGGGGTCCGGTCCGTGCCACGGGGCGCGGCCACGGCGCCCTCCCGGCATGCGGCCGGGCCCGGGTCACTCCGCCCGCGGGCGGACCAGCCCCGACTCGTACGCGATCACCACCAGTTGGGCCCGGTCCCGTGCGCCCAGCTTGGCCATGGCCCGGTTGACGTGCGTCTTCACGGTGAGCGGACTGACCTCCAGCCGCTCGGCTATCTCGTCGTTGGAGTGTCCTCCGGCGACCTGCACCAGCACCTCGCGCTCCCGCACGGTGAGCGCCGCCAGGCGCTGCGCGCGGGCGGGGTCGTCGTCCGCCGTGTCACCCTGCGCGAGGAACCGGGCGATCAGGCCCTTGGTGGCGGCCGGGGACAGCAGCGCCTCGCCACCGGCCGCGACCCTGATGGCGGCGAGGAGTTCCTCGGGTTCGCTGCCCTTGCCGAGGAAGCCGGAGGCGCCCGCGCGCAACGACCGCACCACGTAGTCGTCGACCTCGAAGGTGGTCAGGATGACCACGCGCACATGGGCGAGGGAGGAGTCCGCGCTGATCATCCGGGTCGCGGCGAGACCGTCGGTCCCGGGCATCCGGATGTCCATCAGTACGACGTCGGCCCGCCGCTCCCGGGTCAGCCGCACCGCCTCCGCACCGTCCGACGCCTCGCCCACCACCTCCATGTCGGGCTCGGAGTCGACGAGCACGCGGAAGGCGCTGCGCAGCAGGGCCTGGTCGTCGGCGAGCAGGACACGGATGGTCATACGGGCTCCCCCGGCTTTGCGGTGACGGCGGTGCGGGCCTTGATCGGCAGGATCGCATGGACCCGGAAGCCGCCGCCGTAGCGGGGACCGGTGGTGAGGGTGCCACGCAGGGCGGTCACACGTTCACGCATGCCGAGCAGGCCGTGCCCGCCGTCGGCCGGCGGGACCTCGTCCTCGCCGGAGCCGTTGTCGAGGACGGTGATCTCGATGTTCGGTCCCACGCGTACGACGCTGACCTCGGCCTTCGCCTCCGTCCCGGCGTGCTTCTGGACGTTGGTGAGGGCCTCCTGGATGACGCGGTAGGCGGCCAGTCCGACGGCGGCGGGCAGGGTGGTGCCGGCGTCGGCGCGGGCCACCTCGACATGCAGTCCGGCGCTGCGGAAGGTGCCGACGAGTTCGTCGAGCCGGTCCAGGCCGGGGGCGGGCTCGGTGGGCGCCTCCGGGTCGCCGGACTGCCGAAGCAGCCCGACGGTGGCGCGCAGTTCGTTCAGCGCCGAGCGGCTGGCCTCCCGTACGTGGGACAGGGCCTCCTTGGCCTGGTCGGGCCGCTTGTCCATGACGTGGGCGGCGACTCCGGCCTGGACGTTGACCAGGGCGATGTGGTGGGCGACGACGTCGTGCAGGTCGCGGGCGATGCGCAGGCGTTCCTCGGCGACCCGGCGCCGTGCCTCCTCCTCGCGGGTGCGCTCGGCCCGCTCGGCGCGCTCCCGGATGGCGTGGATGAAGGCGCGGCGGCTGCGGACCGCGTCGCCCGCGGTGGCGCCGATCCCGGTCCACGCCAGGATCGCCAGGTTCTCCTGGGCGTACCACGGGAGGGGGCCGGCGAGCATGGAGGCGCCGGTGAGGACGGTCATGGTGAGCAGGCCGGCCCGCCAGGTGGTGGGGCGGTCGGTGGCGGCGGCGACGGTGTAGAGCGCGATGACCGCGGACATGGCGACGGGGGCGCGGGGGTCGCCGGTGACGGCCTCGACGAGGGAGAAGGTGCCGGTGAGCGCGAGGACGGTCAGGGGGGCGCGGCGGCGGAACACGAGGGCGGCGGAGCCGAGGGCGATGAGGACCAGGCTGAGGGGGTCGGGGGTGCGCAGGACCCAGCTGACGCCGCGATCTCCGTGCGGGTCCACGAACGAGCCGGCCACCATGCAGGACAGGACGCCGGCCGCCAGGGCCGCGTCCAGCGCCATGGGGTGCGCCTTCACGTGGCGCCGGGCGCGGTCGAGGGTGTTCACGTCTGCCAACGGTACGGGGGCCCTGACGGGGGCGGAACGGGGACTACCGGTACGTCTCGGTGTGCGGTGGCCGGTGTTCCGTACCGGCGCCGGGCCGTCAACCCGGGATCAGTCCGTCGTCGCTGAGCATGTCCCGGACCTCCTCCAGGGTGGCGTCCGGGGACGGAAGGATGAGTTCCGAGGGTTCCAGGGAGTCGTCGGGCAGGGGTTCGCCCAGTTCGCGGACCTTGGACAGCAGTGCCGTGAGGGTGCGGCGGAAGCCGGGGCCGTCGCCGTTCTCCATCTCGGCCAGGAGCTCGTCGTCCAGTCCGTTCAGCTCGGCGAGGTGGCCGTCGGCCAGCCTCACCTGCCCCTCCCCCATGATCCGTACGATCATGTCGCCCTCCTCAGGCGTGGGCCCCGCTGCTTGTTCCTGCTGCTTGTCCCCGCGTGTCACTGCTTGTCGAAGCGCGGGGTGTCCTGCGGCTGCTGCGGGGACTGCTGCTGGCTCGTGCCACCTTCGATGGCCTGCTGCCCGGACGTGCCGCCGGCCAGCTCCGCCTTCATGCGCTGCAACTCGAGCTCCACATCCGTACCACCGGAGAGCCGGTCCAGCTCGGCCTGGATGTCGTCCTTGTGCATGCCGGACTGGTCGTCCAGGGCACCGGAGGCCAGCAGTTCGTCGATCGCTCCGGCCCGGGCCTGGAGCTGGGCCGTCTTGTCCTCGGCGCGCTGTATCGCCAGGCCGACGTCGCCCATCTCCTCGGAGATGCCGGAGAAGGCCTCGCCGATCCGGGTCTGCGCCTGCGCCGCTGTGTAGGTGGCCTTGATCGTCTCCTTCTTCGTGCGGAAGGCGTCGACCTTGGCCTGGAGCCGCTGGGCCGCCAGGGTGAGCTTCTCCTCCTCGCCCTGGAGCGTGGAGTGCTGCGTCTCCAGGTCGGTCACCTGCTGCTGGAGCGCGGCGCGGCGGGACAGCGCCTCACGGGCGAGGTCCTCGCGGCCCAGCGCCAGCGCCTTGCGGCCCTGGTCCTCCAGCTTGGACGACTGCGACTGCAGCTGGTTCAGCTGGAGTTCCAGGCGCTTGCGGGACGTGGCGACGTCGGCCACTCCCCGGCGCACCTTCTGCAGCAGTTCCAGCTGCTTCTGGTACGAGTAATCGAGGGTTTCGCGCGGGTCCTCGGCCCGGTCAAGGGCCTTGTTCGCCTTCGCGCGGAAGATCATCCCCATACGCTTCATGACACCGCTCATGGGCTTCGCGCGCCCCCTTCTGACGGACTCCAGCTCCAGCTCCTGCGACAGAACCCACAGTACGGGCCCTGCATCCATTACCGCACTGTTCCGGGACGGATGCGCTCATCCCCAAGGACGACTGGACACGGTCCTGCTCCGGCGTGAGGAGTAGGTGACCTTCAGGGTGAGCACCGGGTCACCGACGTCCTCGTCTGTCCCCCGTAGATACGACTGGTGTTGCCGGATCGTTCCCCACCGGACTGGGGTCCATGCCCCCGCACCCCGTACCCTTGGGTTTTGTGTTCCGTAGCCGTGCCAAGGAAGAGAAGGCCCCGGCCGCCGTCAAGGCGCCGCTGACCGACTCCAAGCAGACCCGTGACCCGCAGGCCAAGAAGGGCAGGCCCACGCCCAAACGCAGTGCGGCCCAGTCCCAGCGCCGCAGCGTGGCCACCACTTCGATGTCGCGCAAGGAGGCCGCCAAGCGTCAGCGTGAGGAGCGCCGCGCCCAGCTGGAGAAGCAGCGCCAGGCGCTGGCCACCGGCGACGAGCGGTACCTGCCCGTGCGGGACAAGGGCCCGGTCCGCAAGTTCGCCCGCGCCTTCGTCGACTCGCGGTTCAACGTCGCCGAGTTCTTCCTGCCGATGGCCGTGGTCATCCTCGTGCTGAGCATGGTGCGGGTGGGCGCGCTCCAGAGCATCGCGCTGCTGCTGTGGCTGGTCGTGATCGTGCTGATCGTGCTCGACTCGGTCGCCACCGGCTTCCGGCTGAAGAAGCAGCTCGCCGAGCGCTTCCCGGACGACAACCGCAAGGGCGCGGTCGCCTACGCCCTGATGCGCTCCCTCCAGATGCGCCGGCTCCGGCTGCCGAAGCCGCAGGTCAAGCGCGGAGAGCGGCCCTGAGCGCAACACCGTTCACCGGGGGCGCGCAGGCCTGGCTGAGCAAGCTGGGCGGACTGCGTGACGTCGTACGCCAGGAGCTGGTGGCCCGGCAGCTCGACGAGCAGATAGTCGGCCGGTTCCCGGTCGGGCAGCGGCTGCGCGTGCTCGACGTGGGGATGGGCCAGGGCACGCAGGCGCTGCGGCTGGCCCGGGCCGGGCATCAGGTGACCGGCCTGGAACAGGACGCGACCATGATCGCCGCGGCCCGGGAGGCCCTGTCCGGGGAACCCGAGGGCATCCGGGAGCGGATGCGGATCATCGAGGGCGACGGCCGGGACACCGGTGTCCACTTCATGCCGGGCAGCTTCGACGTGGTGCTGTGCCACGGCGTGCTGATGTACGTCGAGGAGCCCGATCCGCTGCTGGCGGGGCTGGCCCGGATGCTCGCCCAGGGCGGGCTGTTGTCGCTGCTCGTGCGCAACGGCGACGCGCTGGCGATGCGGCCGGGACTGGCCGGGGACTGGGCCGCGGCCCTGACCGCCTTCGACACCACCGCCTACCGCAACCGTCTCGGCCTCGACGTCCGGGCCGACCGGCTGAGCACGCTGACCGCCACACTCGCGGGGATCGGCGCACCCCTTCAGACCTGGTACGGCGTACGGGTCTTCACCGACACGGCGGCGGACGGGGAACAGCTCCCGGCCGACGTGGAGGCGCTGCTCGCGGTCGAGGAACGGGCCGGGCGGACGGATCCGTACCGCGGGGTGGCGGCACTGCTGCACCTGTGCGGGGTGCGGGGCTGACTCCCCTGCGGGCGTACGGCCGCGGCGATACGGCGCGTGACGCGGGCGCCCTCCCGCCGAACCGGCCGGACGGGCCGTCACGAGGGGTCGCTGGACGGAGGTGCGCGAGGCCGGCGCGCTCGGTCCGGCGACCCGGCATCATCTGATGGCGCTCACCGCGCTCCGGAAGCCGGCGACGGCCGCCGACGGGCCGGGGGACGGGGCGCCGGGTGAGCGGTGGAGGCAG carries:
- a CDS encoding sensor histidine kinase; its protein translation is MNTLDRARRHVKAHPMALDAALAAGVLSCMVAGSFVDPHGDRGVSWVLRTPDPLSLVLIALGSAALVFRRRAPLTVLALTGTFSLVEAVTGDPRAPVAMSAVIALYTVAAATDRPTTWRAGLLTMTVLTGASMLAGPLPWYAQENLAILAWTGIGATAGDAVRSRRAFIHAIRERAERAERTREEEARRRVAEERLRIARDLHDVVAHHIALVNVQAGVAAHVMDKRPDQAKEALSHVREASRSALNELRATVGLLRQSGDPEAPTEPAPGLDRLDELVGTFRSAGLHVEVARADAGTTLPAAVGLAAYRVIQEALTNVQKHAGTEAKAEVSVVRVGPNIEITVLDNGSGEDEVPPADGGHGLLGMRERVTALRGTLTTGPRYGGGFRVHAILPIKARTAVTAKPGEPV
- a CDS encoding serine/threonine-protein kinase, yielding MPLHRDDPRSVGGYRLVDRLGAGGMGAVYRARSRSGREVAVKVVHAQYAEDAVFRARFRQEIEAVRKVSGVFTAPVVDADPEAPRPWMATQYVPGRSLAERIRDRGALRGGELRRLALGLVEALRDIHRAGVVHRDLKPANVLMAEDGPRVIDFGISRAAENHLTLTETGQMIGTPPFMSPEQLTDARTVGPASDVFSLGALLVYATTGRGPFDADSPYLTAYRVVHDQPVLEGIGQPLRGVLERCLAKEAAVRPGLEELAREFARALPETDAGDAQTVTLRSGTPVTGREHPGAGAGPVSDGRPGRRRGRLRPLWAATGTVGALVLGLTAYLLVGPERAQGGAGAPPDGWRPWRTTMHETAAHGARTSLKGGGATDIGPDCQAYEGAVYCGGEGVLPVRLNGLTGETVWRAAIAPSGATRESYSTVLLGVRDGTMVVQQVLSSDTDAVSVVALDTRSGARLWTRPVPETTGDTFFSGDLVVIPNADGRSVTARSARTGAGRWTAPLPAGHYCGFVEAGGTLYAQCIPEENEPKDSVVLAFDAADGSTRRLAAPYNSGLAGTFDGRLLFLVWGGNDENAPDVPYVRIELVDPRTGARDTTKLTKEYVGEVTLADGTLWFASSSGEVTAVSPRTGKPLWRTRTSLEQPGEVRYDRRTRALYVASGSGRVAALDRAGTLLWETLPRVERASGGWVEHSLLLQDGALVVVTPDGTVFSLDPADPERRPASG
- a CDS encoding PspA/IM30 family protein: MSGVMKRMGMIFRAKANKALDRAEDPRETLDYSYQKQLELLQKVRRGVADVATSRKRLELQLNQLQSQSSKLEDQGRKALALGREDLAREALSRRAALQQQVTDLETQHSTLQGEEEKLTLAAQRLQAKVDAFRTKKETIKATYTAAQAQTRIGEAFSGISEEMGDVGLAIQRAEDKTAQLQARAGAIDELLASGALDDQSGMHKDDIQAELDRLSGGTDVELELQRMKAELAGGTSGQQAIEGGTSQQQSPQQPQDTPRFDKQ
- the nadA gene encoding quinolinate synthase NadA; this encodes MTTAQPPELDVQPSPLALLLLGREADPRSERGVECPGDLPSPSDPDLVERARAAKEKLGDKVFVLGHHYQRDEVIQFADVTGDSFKLARDAAARPEAEYIVFCGVHFMAESADILTSDDQKVVLPDLAAGCSMADMATAEQVAECWDVLTEAGVAEQVVPVSYMNSSADIKAFTGRHGGTICTSSNAQRALEWAFEQGEKVLFLPDQHLGRNTAVRDLGLSLDDCVLYNPHKPNGGLTAEQLRAAKMILWRGHCSVHGRFSLESVRDVRERIPGVNVLVHPECRHEVVAAADYVGSTEYIIKALEAAPAGSKWAIGTELNLVRRLANRFAPEGKEIVFLDKTVCFCSTMNRIDLPHLVWTLESLAEGNLVNRIEVDRETEAFAKLALERMLALP
- a CDS encoding methyltransferase domain-containing protein, giving the protein MARQLDEQIVGRFPVGQRLRVLDVGMGQGTQALRLARAGHQVTGLEQDATMIAAAREALSGEPEGIRERMRIIEGDGRDTGVHFMPGSFDVVLCHGVLMYVEEPDPLLAGLARMLAQGGLLSLLVRNGDALAMRPGLAGDWAAALTAFDTTAYRNRLGLDVRADRLSTLTATLAGIGAPLQTWYGVRVFTDTAADGEQLPADVEALLAVEERAGRTDPYRGVAALLHLCGVRG
- a CDS encoding response regulator transcription factor produces the protein MTIRVLLADDQALLRSAFRVLVDSEPDMEVVGEASDGAEAVRLTRERRADVVLMDIRMPGTDGLAATRMISADSSLAHVRVVILTTFEVDDYVVRSLRAGASGFLGKGSEPEELLAAIRVAAGGEALLSPAATKGLIARFLAQGDTADDDPARAQRLAALTVREREVLVQVAGGHSNDEIAERLEVSPLTVKTHVNRAMAKLGARDRAQLVVIAYESGLVRPRAE
- a CDS encoding DUF3043 domain-containing protein, which gives rise to MPPHPVPLGFVFRSRAKEEKAPAAVKAPLTDSKQTRDPQAKKGRPTPKRSAAQSQRRSVATTSMSRKEAAKRQREERRAQLEKQRQALATGDERYLPVRDKGPVRKFARAFVDSRFNVAEFFLPMAVVILVLSMVRVGALQSIALLLWLVVIVLIVLDSVATGFRLKKQLAERFPDDNRKGAVAYALMRSLQMRRLRLPKPQVKRGERP